The Brassica oleracea var. oleracea cultivar TO1000 chromosome C6, BOL, whole genome shotgun sequence genome includes a region encoding these proteins:
- the LOC106300322 gene encoding auxin efflux carrier component 3 — MISWHDLYTVLTAVIPLYVAMILAYGSVRWWKIFSPDQCSGINRFVAIFAVPLLSFHFISTNNPYAMNLRFIAADTLQKILMLALLVLWANFTRSGSLEWSITIFSLSTLPNTLVMGIPLLIAMYGEYAGSLMVQVVVLQCIIWYTLLLFLFEFRGAKMLIMEQFPETAASIVSFKVESDVVSLDGHDFLETDAEIGDDGKLHVTVRKSNASRRSFCGPNMTPRPSNLTGAEIYSLSTTPRGSNFNNSDFYSMMGFPGGRLSNFGPADMYSVQSSRGPTPRPSNFEENSAMASSPRFGYYPGGGGGSYPAPNPEFSSTTGTSIASKAVSKNLTNPQTGGKANNHDASAKELHMFVWSSNGSPVSDRAGLNVSDGAPGSGSNNEQGAKEIRMLVPEQSQNGESKALARPASGDFGGERFSFAGREEEGERAKDAENGLNKHAPSSSAELQSKTGLGAAGGGEGSHVKHMPPASVMTRLILIMVWRKLIRNPNTYSSLIGLIWALVAFRWHVAMPKIIQQSISILSDAGLGMAMFSLGLFMALQPKLIACGNSVATFAMAVRFLTGPAVMAVASIAIGLHGDLLRVAIVQAALPQGIVPFVFAKEYNVHPAILSTGVIFGMLIALPITLVYYILLGL; from the exons ATGATCTCATGGCACGACCTCTATACGGTCCTCACGGCCGTGATTCCCCTCTACGTCGCTATGATCCTCGCCTACGGCTCTGTACGGTGGTGGAAAATCTTCTCCCCCGACCAATGCTCCGGAATAAACCGTTTCGTCGCCATCTTCGCCGTCCCTCTCCTCTCTTTCCACTTCATCTCCACCAACAACCCTTACGCCATGAACCTCCGTTTCATCGCAGCAGACACCCTCCAAAAAATCCTCATGCTCGCCCTCTTGGTTCTCTGGGCTAACTTCACCCGCTCCGGTAGCCTCGAGTGGAGCATCACAATCTTCTCCCTCTCCACGCTCCCCAACACGCTCGTCATGGGGATCCCTCTCCTGATCGCCATGTACGGCGAGTACGCCGGATCGCTCATGGTCCAAGTCGTCGTCCTCCAGTGTATCATATGGTACACGCTTCTCCTTTTCCTCTTCGAGTTTCGCGGCGCCAAGATGCTCATCATGGAGCAGTTCCCCGAGACGGCCGCTTCCATCGTTTCGTTCAAGGTCGAATCCGACGTCGTTTCACTCGACGGGCACGATTTTCTTGAGACGGACGCGGAGATAGGAGACGACGGGAAGCTCCACGTCACCGTGAGGAAGTCAAACGCCTCACGCCGCTCTTTCTGTGGACCTAACATGACTCCACGGCCCTCGAATCTCACCGGAGCTGAGATTTACAGCTTAAGCACCACTCCTAGAGGCTCAAACTTCAACAACTCAGATTTTTACTCGATGATGGGCTTCCCCGGCGGCCGTTTATCCAACTTCGGCCCAGCGGATATGTACTCCGTGCAGTCTTCTAGAGGCCCCACTCCAAGACCTTCGAACTTCGAGGAGAATAGCGCTATGGCTTCCTCCCCGAGGTTCGGGTATTATCCAGGAGGAGGAGGCGGGTCTTACCCGGCTCCGAATCCTGAGTTCTCTTCAACAACCGGCACATCTATTGCCAGTAAAGCCGTCAGTAAAAATCTTACGAATCCTCAAACGGGCGGCAAGGCGAACAATCATGACGCGAGCGCCAAGGAACTACACATGTTCGTGTGGAGCTCAAACGGGTCACCCGTTTCGGACCGGGCGGGTCTTAACGTATCCGATGGAGCTCCTGGTTCGGGATCAAACAACGAACAAGGTGCCAAAGAGATCCGAATGTTAGTCCCTGAGCAATCTCAGAACGGAGAGAGCAAAG CTTTAGCTCGTCCGGCGAGTGGAGACTTCGGAGGTGAACGGTTTAGCTTCGCTGGAAGAGAAGAAGAAGGAGAGAGAGCAAAAGACGCCGAGAACGGATTGAACAAACATGCTCCTAGTTCCTCGGCGGAGCTACAATCAAAAACAGGACTGGGAGCCGCCGGAGGAGGCGAAGGGAGTCACGTGAAACATATGCCGCCGGCGAGTGTGATGACGAGGCTGATACTGATCATGGTGTGGAGGAAGCTGATCAGAAACCCTAACACTTACTCTAGCCTCATTGGCCTCATCTGGGCGCTTGTTGCTTTTCG GTGGCACGTGGCAATGCCCAAAATCATTCAACAATCTATCTCCATTCTATCTGATGCTGGTCTTGGAATGGCTATGTTCAGTTTGG GGTTGTTCATGGCGTTGCAACCTAAATTAATCGCTTGTGGGAACTCAGTGGCAACATTTGCGATGGCCGTTAGGTTCCTCACCGGTCCGGCCGTCATGGCGGTTGCCTCTATAGCCATTGGATTGCATGGTGATTTACTACGTGTCGCCATTGTTCAG GCTGCACTGCCTCAAGGGATTGTACCCTTTGTGTTTGCAAAGGAGTACAATGTTCATCCTGCTATTTTAAGTACAGG GGTAATATTCGGAATGCTTATAGCGCTTCCGATCACGCTGGTTTACTACATTCTACTAGGGTTATAA